Proteins co-encoded in one Stomoxys calcitrans chromosome 5, idStoCalc2.1, whole genome shotgun sequence genomic window:
- the LOC106089156 gene encoding probable 3-hydroxyisobutyrate dehydrogenase, mitochondrial, which produces MALRMVCFSPAFNVMGQTFVRAMSSQGGSKNIGFIGLGNMGGHMATNLIKNGHKLHVFDISKPACENLKTKGAKVYDKTSELALNSDFVITMLPNNDIVSKSYEEMTANGVNKNTIFIDSSTIDPTLVKQLQKMISGKGARFIDAPVSGGVPGAEQGTLTFMVGGTNDEYNAVKAVLECMGKRITHCGDYGMGQAAKLCNNMMLGISMIGVSEAMNLAIRLGLNPQTFAEIINSSTGRCWASEVYNPVPGVTPTAPANNDYKGGFSTDLITKDLGLASGVATASNTPIPMGAMAHQMYRTLKAHGLGNKDFSVVYDFMKNTKYN; this is translated from the coding sequence ATGGCTTTACGTATGGTCTGCTTTTCGCCTGCCTTCAATGTGATGGGCCAAACCTTTGTGCGGGCCATGTCCTCACAGGGTGGTTCCAAGAACATTGGTTTCATCGGTCTGGGCAACATGGGCGGCCACATGGCCACGAACTTGATCAAGAATGGCCATAAATTGCATGTCTTCGACATCTCCAAGCCAGCCTGTGAGAACCTGAAGACCAAGGGTGCCAAGGTATACGACAAGACCAGCGAGTTGGCCTTGAATTCGGATTTTGTCATCACCATGTTGCCCAACAATGACATTGTGTCCAAATCCTATGAGGAAATGACCGCCAATGGTGTAAACAAGAACACTATCTTCATTGACTCCTCCACCATCGATCCCACTTTGGTGAAGCAATTGCAAAAGATGATCAGTGGCAAGGGTGCCCGCTTCATTGATGCTCCCGTGTCCGGTGGTGTGCCTGGTGCCGAACAGGGCACCTTGACCTTTATGGTGGGCGGCACCAATGATGAATACAATGCTGTAAAGGCAGTTTTGGAATGCATGGGCAAACGTATCACCCATTGCGGCGACTATGGCATGGGTCAGGCCGCCAAATTGTGCAACAACATGATGTTGGGCATCTCCATGATCGGTGTCTCCGAGGCCATGAACTTGGCCATACGCTTGGGTTTGAATCCCCAGACCTTTGCCGAGATCATCAACTCCTCCACTGGCCGCTGCTGGGCCTCCGAGGTGTACAATCCCGTACCCGGTGTCACCCCCACTGCTCCCGCCAACAATGACTACAAGGGTGGCTTCTCCACCGATTTGATCACCAAGGATTTGGGCTTGGCCTCGGGTGTGGCCACCGCCTCTAACACCCCCATTCCCATGGGTGCCATGGCCCATCAAATGTATCGCACTCTCAAGGCTCATGGTTTGGGCAACAAGGATTTCTCTGTCGTCTATGACTTCATGAAGAACACCAAATACAATTAA